The following are encoded together in the Culex pipiens pallens isolate TS chromosome 1, TS_CPP_V2, whole genome shotgun sequence genome:
- the LOC120421069 gene encoding glucose-induced degradation protein 4 homolog: MPVKVDIVPPPPNNSKQLGVTKSLLYNGSKFRGFQKSKGNSYEVEVVLQHVDEANSFLCGYLKITGLTFEFPTLTTFFDGEIISKKYPFLTRKWDADEDVDRKHFGKFAAFVDYQKNFNSDDFDYDELQKSDYVFMRWKEHFLVPDHKIKDINGASFAGFYYICFQKSRAVMEGYYYHRSSEWYQSLTLEHVPESCIQIYEFR; the protein is encoded by the exons ATGCCAGTCAAAGTAGATATCGTGCCTCCTCCGCCAAACAATTCCAAGCAGCTCGGAGTGACCAAATCGCTGCTTTACAATGGGTCCAAATTTCGGGGCTTCCAAAAGTCCAAGGGAAACTCGTACGAGGTGGAGGTCGTGCTGCAG CACGTCGACGAGGCCAACTCGTTCCTGTGCGGCTACCTCAAGATCACCGGCCTCACGTTCGAGTTCCCGACGCTGACGACGTTCTTCGACGGCGAGATCATCTCGAAAAAGTACCCCTTCCTGACGCGCAAGTGGGACGCCGACGAGGACGTCGACCGGAAGCACTTT ggCAAATTTGCAGCCTTTGTCGACTACCAGAAGAACTTCAACTCGGACGACTTCGACTACGACGAGCTGCAGAAGAGCGACTACGTGTTTATGCGATGGAAAGAGCactttttg GTACCTGACCACAAGATTAAGGACATCAACGGAGCGTCATTTGCCGGATTCTATTATATTTGCTTCCAAAAGTCGCGGGCGGTTATGGAAGGTTACTACTACCACAGATCCTCGGAATG GTACCAATCGTTAACGCTGGAGCATGTTCCAGAGTCGTGCATTCAGATTTACGAGTTTAGATAA
- the LOC120421053 gene encoding LOW QUALITY PROTEIN: dynactin subunit 4-like (The sequence of the model RefSeq protein was modified relative to this genomic sequence to represent the inferred CDS: inserted 2 bases in 1 codon), whose amino-acid sequence MAFFMLPNVVEYACVCGLLSPLTKLYFCRYCLKIRCGFCVCHEVDSHFCCNCLENIPSSEAKIRKNRCNTCFNCPSCQHTLSVRASSSTVVPAAAPAAAAGEEGKKEEPPAAAVAKQITRKMYYLACLNCRWSSRDVGIPDQSVATGQWPEPEYANATRFGLLLEHYQSVVLHEKQEKQELWRRKTPKTSKFPSLTDRTGLTVSMIRRQMGWTDSKAQIKATPSSINRSVASEAVDELPEDLLTKPIQLKNITTXGSMAAKQPFTVNKLYPQHKLLSIKRSLRCRQCDHNVTKSEYNPSSIKYRIAMFAAYHVPEVRFIRCEPLKLNQEAILLLKLINPTINDMTITIMELPTDEEERLMIEELKLSAEATISSSTSSSLMLSAAGLTSGTSSLASKQAALLEDPRMVQQRVNGTFKLPDSSFVLHHRDDSAEFDEVVASQQEDPKFIVWRKANQISMKLAVQPAPDCKPGDEVVIGFSLQYTYVSTAMDKNVTAASTTAGGTPGSGSSGAASAAATTTPGSTSTPTKGGPQKHALTTRVYLKLGRIAAVPEVAA is encoded by the exons ATGGCCTTCTTCATGCTGCCGAACGTGGTGGAATACGCGTGCGTGTGCGGCCTGCTCAGCCCGCTGACGAAGCTGTACTTTTGCCGCTACTGTCTGAAAATCCGGTGCGGATTCTGCGTCTGTCATGAG GTCGATTCCCACTTTTGCTGCAACTGTCTGGAGAACATTCCGTCGTCGGAGGCGAAGATACGGAAGAATCGGTGCAATACTTGTTTCAACTGTCCGAGTTGTCAGCACACGCTGTCGGTGAGGGCGTCCAGCAGTACGGTTGTTCCGGCGGCGGCACCAGCCGCTGCTGCTGGGGAGGAGGGGAAGAAAGAGGAGCCGCCTGCGGCGGCGGTGGCGAAGCAGATTACGCGGAAGATGTACTATTTGGCGTGTTTGAATTGTCGGTGGAGTTCGCGGGACGTCGGGATTCCGGATCAATCGGTGGCGACGGGGCAGTGGCCGGAGCCGGAGTACGCGAATGCGACCCGGTTCGGGCTGCTGCTGGAGCACTACCAGTCGGTGGTGTTGCATGAAAAGCAGGAGAAGCAGGAGTTGTGGCGTCGGAAGACGCCGAAGACGAGCAAGTTTCCGAGCTTGACGGATCGAACGGGGTTGACGGTGTCGATGATTCGACGGCAGATGGGTTGGACCGATAGTAAGGCGCAGATTAAGGCGACGCCGTCGTCGATCAACCGGTCGGTGGCGAGTGAAGCCGTTGATGAGCTTCCGGAGGATTTGCTAACGAAGCCGATTCAGCTGAAGAACATTACGAC CGGCAGCATGGCCGCCAAGCAACCGTTCACGGTGAACAAGCTCTACCCGCAGCACAAGCTGCTCTCGATCAAGCGTTCGCTGCGGTGCCGCCAGTGCGACCACAACGTGACCAAGTCCGAGTACAACCCGAGCTCGATCAAGTACCGCATTGCGATGTTCGCCGCGTACCACGTTCCGGAGGTGCGCTTCATCCGGTGCGAGCCGCTCAAGCTCAACCAGGAGGCCATCCTGCTGCTGAAGCTGATCAATCCAACCATCAACGACATGACCATCACGATCATGGAGCTGCCAACCGACGAGGAGGAACGTCTCATGATCGAAGAGCTCAAACTGTCCGCGGAGGCGACCATCTCGTCGTCGACGTCCTCGTCGCTGATGCTGTCGGCCGCCGGGTTGACCTCGGGCACGAGCAGTTTGGCCTCGAAGCAGGCGGCATTGTTGGAAGATCCGCGCATGGTGCAGCAGCGCGTCAACGGAACGTTCAAGCTGCCCGATTCGAGCTTCGTGCTGCACCACCGGGACGATTCGGCCGAGTTTGACGAGGTGGTGGCGTCGCAGCAGGAGGATCCGAA ATTCATCGTTTGGCGCAAGGCGAACCAAATCTCGATGAAGCTGGCGGTGCAACCGGCACCGGACTGCAAACCCGGCGACGAGGTCGTCATCGGTTTCTCGCTGCAGTACACGTACGTGAGCACGGCCATGGACAAGAATGTGACGGCGGCTTCCACGACCGCCggaggaactcccggaagtggCAGCTCGGGGGCGGcctccgccgccgccaccacaaCTCCCGGAAGCACAAGCACCCCGACCAAGGGCGGACCGCAGAAGCACGCACTGACCACCCGGGTCTATCTGAAGCTGGGCCGGATTGCCGCCGTGCCGGAAGTTGCCGCTTGA
- the LOC120421054 gene encoding 40S ribosomal protein S14, which yields MAPRKNKTVKEEVQVSLGPQVREGEIVFGVAHIYASFNDTFVHVTDLSGKETISRVTGGMKVKADRDEASPYAAMLAAQDVAEKCKSLGITALHIKLRATGGNRTKTPGPGAQSALRALARSSMKIGRIEDVTPIPSDSTRRKGGRRGRRL from the exons ATGGCTCCCCGCAAGAACAAAACCGTAAAGGAAGAGGTGCAGGTTTCGCTGGGACCGCAGGTCCGCGAGGGCGAGATCGTGTTCGGAGTGGCCCACATCTACGCCAGCTTCAACGACACCTTCGTCCACGTCACGGATCTGTCCGGCAAGGAAACCATCTCGCGCGTCACCGGCGGCATGAAGGTCAAGGCCGATCGTGACGAGGCCTCGCCGTACGCCGCTATGTTGGCCGCTCAG GACGTCGCCGAAAAGTGCAAGTCGCTGGGAATCACCGCGCTGCACATCAAGCTGCGTGCCACCGGCGGAAACCGCACCAAGACCCCGGGACCGGGTGCCCAGTCGGCGCTCCGCGCCCTGGCCCGTTCGTCGATGAAGATTGGCCGCATCGAGGACGTGACGCCGATCCCGTCCGATTCGACCCGCCGAAAGGGAGGTCGCCGCGGTCGTCGTCTGTAG
- the LOC120421063 gene encoding uncharacterized protein LOC120421063, producing the protein MSVLSTLGSVSRRGWVGIGLVGFVLFSDLIWTRTERWLSARRARRHTEATVAEVFFANERSNRPDDAGVSMDRFTSEHVQRIVDYLDRARVAVYLGMYIVTVDKIGDALIRAKKRGVRVRVIGCSSMAYSSGSQMNKMAEQGDIPIRFNDSSSAYLMHHKFCLIDTDWLCAGCYHAERVRRLGFCCDGSGPSSGGSALPVGHAMVNGGGGGGLVANGGGKAIVPCDLADRSGCARCRKVLREEKERVLVGEGGGGRDPLPAGGIIITGSTNWTMQALSGNWDNMIVTSRPEVVAPFQAEFQRLWACFAWSPPMFERGGGRAAALR; encoded by the exons ATGTCGGTGTTGTCCACGTTGGGGTCGGTTTCCCGGCGGGGCTGGGTCGGAATCGGGCTCGTCGGTTTCGTGCTGTTTTCCGACCTCATTTGGACGCGCACCGAGCGGTGGCTGTCCGCGCGGAGGGCCCGCCGCCACACGGAGGCCACCGTGGCGGAGGTTTTCTTCGCGAACGAACGGAGTAACCGGCCGGACGACGCCGGCGTTTCGATGGACCGGTTCACGTCGGAGCACGTCCAGCGGATCGTGGACTATCTGGACCGGGCGCGGGTCGCCGTGTACCTCGGGATGTACATCGTGACGGTGGACAAGATCGGCGACGCGTTGATTCGGGCCAAGAAGCGCGGGGTCCGCGTGCGGGTCATCGGCTGTTCCTCGATGGCGTACAGTTCCGGCTCGCAGATGAACAAGATGGCTGAGCAAGGTG ACATCCCGATCCGGTTCAACGACTCGTCCAGTGCGTACCTGATGCACCACAAGTTCTGCCTGATCGACACGGATTGGCTGTGCGCGGGGTGTTACCACGCGGAGCGAGTGCGCCGGTTGGGCTTTTGCTGTGACGGAAGTGGCCCCTCCAGCGGCGGCAGTGCACTTCCCGTTGGCCACGCGATGGTCAACGGTGGTGGTGGCGGGGGGTTAGTGGCCAACGGTGGCGGAAAAGCGATCGTGCCGTGTGACCTCGCCGATCGGAGTGGTTGTGCGCGCTGTCGGAAGGTCCTGCGGGAGGAAAAAGAGCGTGTGCTGGTGGGGGAGGGTGGTGGTGGCCGGGATCCGCTGCCGGCGGGGGGAATCATCATTACGGGGTCCACCAATTGGACGATGCAGGCGCTGTCCGGCAACTGGGACAACATGATCGTGACGTCCCGGCCGGAGGTGGTGGCCCCGTTCCAGGCCGAGTTCCAGCGGCTGTGGGCGTGCTTTGCCTGGTCGCCGCCGATGTTCGAGCGGGGAGGCGGAAGAGCGGCTGCGTTGCGGTAG
- the LOC120421065 gene encoding uncharacterized protein LOC120421065 has product MPSERPALVLSYLEYPEKEATPTSSPLKERTVAETKHQKQKEDSGNLTVLDITFGDFNAPTSTPESRIPHLLRDSIVKEKRLRIFQQFPLMKWMIARWNLLSQNDGYLQDGQATPRDQMSNPLQFASRWKVQLEHSPAQSIFRSKHDLERNCWIVQFRHRPFCVPLRINRSRSRRKRRQAPLRLGKHRLIEVIR; this is encoded by the exons ATGCCATCCGAACGGCCAGCTTTGGTACTGTCGTACTTGGAATACCCAGAGAAGGAAGCGACACCCACATCAAGTCCATTGAAGGAACGGACCG TTGCAGAGACGAAACATCAGAAACAAAAAGAAGATTCCGGGAATTTGACCGTTCTTGACATTACGTTCGGCGATTTCAACGCGCCCACATCTACGCCTGAATCAAGAATACCTCATTTGCTGCGGGACTCGATAGTCAAAGAGAAGAGGTTGAGAATTTTCCAGCAGTTTCCGTTGATG AAATGGATGATAGCTCGCTGGAACCTTCTATCGCAGAACGATGGTTATTTGCAGGATGGCCAGGCCACGCCCCGAGACCAGATGTCTAATCCCTTACAGTTTGCATCCCGATGGAAGGTCCAGCTGGAGCATTCCCCGGCGCAATCGATCTTTCGGTCCAAACACGATCTGGAAAGGAATTGTTGGATCGTCCAGTTTCGGCATCGGCCG TTTTGCGTTCCACTGAGGATAAACCGCAGCCGAAGTCGACGGAAACGTCGACAAGCCCCACTTCGCCTCGGGAAACACCGGCTAATCGAAGTGATCAGGTGA